The Cloeon dipterum chromosome 3, ieCloDipt1.1, whole genome shotgun sequence genome includes a region encoding these proteins:
- the LOC135940267 gene encoding G-protein coupled receptor Mth-like → MKLLFLFAVQIFYGVKSNQLILQKCCPQQFAFDRQTEKCEYAGNNLGLDWIPNQVKKQKILNNRAFRLSVPLLEEFDFRFSPCPYFLEGNKKPFYVSSSTYVQLQPIQSASLFANNQSYDQWCFEKVRGKQNLGEQWVVLSCTCLHEICIPRCCKGGHVHSNKHKASVMAFQNMCADEVASDWDPATAADLALSKDNQKPWLIRAVTVEEYKVNCIHSGRNNYSITRRSKELRNFEIDAVGNLKSERYFANRWTYCLTEADVHGTIMTVALLCDTTEFAISFDDAYTQSILAGVGAAFTLLTLFIHVMVKDLRHGIKGVSLIAHCACVLGAYLTMALRPLVWADESDACTLLGVFTHFFLLSAFYWLNVRAIIIYATFRSWNSVLSGLSMKTRSFPAYALYALGVPVFISGFMAWVQFTDEDDLPYWIVWPDLDEAACWFRSPLGRAVYFSLPMGIVLILNICLFVITLIKILAFKKENANILKSKHSTNTIKESLQFDMEKMKLFAKLSLLMGLTYVSEFVSWINYISSYYWYASNVAIAFRAVLIFVVFCCNRKVWSSLGEQYPAAKRLYGRTASRFRSCKCCNKRKFQTQKLDEIESSSKLTSVSGVKSTGSGESLEMIRLT, encoded by the exons ATGaaactgctttttttatttgccgtgcaaatattttatggcgTTAAAAGTAATCAACTGATTTTGCAAAAGTGTTGTCCGCAACAATTTGCGTTCGATCGTCAAACGGAAAAGTGCGAGTATGCTGGAAATAACTTAGGCCTAGACTGGATAccaaatcaagtgaaaaaacagaaaatattaaataatag agctTTCCGACTTTCCGTGCCATTGCTTGAAGAGTTTGATTTTCGTTTTAGTCCATGCCCGTATTTCTTagaaggaaacaaaaagcctTTTTACGTGTCTTCGAGCACCTATGTGCAACTACAACCCATACAGAGTGCAAGTTTATTCGCTAACAACCAATCATACGACCAATGGTGCTTTGAAAAAGTGCGTGGAAAGCAAAATTTAGGCGAGCAATGGGTGGTACTGTCTTGTACATGTTTGCACGAGATCTGCATTCCCAGATGCTGTAAAGGAGGCCACGTGCATTCTAATAAGCATAA GGCATCAGTAAtggcatttcaaaatatgtgcGCGGACGAGGTCGCGTCTGACTGGGATCCGGCGACAGCCGCAGACCTAGCTCTGTCAAAGGACAACCAAAAACCTTGGTTAATCCGTGCAGTGACAGTAGAAGAGTATAAGGTGAACTGCATTCACTCGGGGCGCAATAACTACAGCATAACAAGAAGGTCAAAAGAACTccggaattttgaaattgatgcagttggaaatttaaaatcggaaAG GTACTTTGCAAATCGATGGACCTACTGCCTTACCGAAGCTGACGTGCACGGAACAATAATGACTGTTGCTCTCTTGTGTGATACCACCGAATTCgcaatttcttttgacgaCGCGTACACACAGAGTATATTAGCCGGCGTCGGTGCAGCGTTTACGCTGCTAACCCTGTTCATCCACGTGATGGTGAAGGATTTGCGCCATGGTATCAAAGGTGTCAGTTTAATTGCTCACTGTGCCTGTGTGCTTGGCGCCTACCTCACCATGGCCTTACGCCCGTTGGTCTGGGCAGACGAAAGTGACGCTTGCACATTGCTAG GTGTATTCACACATTTCTTTCTCCTGTCAGCATTTTACTGGCTCAATGTGAGAGCAATTATCATTTACGCAACGTTCAG GTCTTGGAATTCAGTTTTGAGTGGACTTTCTATGAAGACGCGCAGTTTTCCAGCGTATGCTCTGTACGCACTTGGCGTGCCGGTTTTCATATCCGGCTTTATGGCCTGGGTTCAGTTCACTGACGAAGATGATCTTCCTTATTGGATTGTGTGGCCAGACCTTGATGAGGCTGCTTGCTGGTTTAGAt CTCCACTGGGTCGAGCTGTCTACTTTTCCTTACCCATGGGAATAGTTctgattttgaatatttgtcTCTTCGTCATTACGTTGATTAAGATCTTAGCATTCAAGAAAGAGAACGCAAACATTCTGAAGTCGAAACACAGCACCAACACCATCAAGGAATCTCTTCAATTTGACATGGAGaa GATGAAGCTATTCGCAAAGCTATCGCTTCTCATGGGCTTGACGTACGTGTCCGAATTTGTGTCTTGGATTAATTACATTTCATCGTACTACTGGTACGCTTCAAACGTGGCAATAGCTTTTCgagctgttttaattttcgtcgTATTCTGCTGCAACCGAAAG gttTGGAGTTCCTTAGGCGAGCAATATCCTGCAGCGAAGAGACTTTATGGGCGCACTGCTAGTAGATTTAGGAGCTGTAAATGCTGTaacaaaaggaaatttcagactcaaaaGCTTGATGAGATTGAGAGTTCGTCTAAGTTAACTAGCGTAAGTGGTGTTAAATCCACCGGTAGCGGTGAAAGTTTGGAAATGATTCGATTGAcctga
- the LOC135940661 gene encoding centromere protein S-like, whose protein sequence is MEGKINDLTFEKKVKVALLLEVRKVIEEVGGNIQFAFTKNSTDLIGELVWKKLIVAGSDLEAFAKHAKRTTANPEDVKLLARRNPILKAYISELADEIKSKKEPRKSKNKKEKELPVQQKMETDPGPSSDINEEGANSPVFRADSPIYLSD, encoded by the exons ATGGAAGGAAAGATCAATGATCTTACTTTTGAAAAA AAAGTCAAAGTCGCCTTACTTTTGGAAGTGAGAAAAGTGATAGAAGAAGTTGGAGGAAATATTCagtttgcatttacaaaaaattccactGATCTCATCGGAGAACTTGTTTGGAAAAAACTTATTGTTGCTGGAAGTGATTTGGAAGCGTTTGCAAA GCACGCAAAAAGAACAACTGCTAATCCTGAAGATGTAAAATTGTTAGCTCGcagaaatccaatttta aaaGCATACATAAGTGAACTTGCTGATGAAATCAAGTCAAAGAAAGAGCCAAGGAAGTCCaagaacaaaaaagaaaaagagttgCCTGTACAGCAAAAGATGGAAACAGATCCAGGACCATCTTCAGATATCAATGAAGAAGGTGCAAATAGCCCTGTATTTAGAGCGGACTCACCTATATATTTATCAGACTGA
- the LOC135940850 gene encoding ubiquitin carboxyl-terminal hydrolase usp-48-like, producing the protein MGKTVAKPNSGPCVSHKRAVGFAKLNTRFKNPPPLCEDKEFLKYIEENAYAAGPQMVESRMASTMREYFKDRNERQRKRAETSKPVVNNKEDSHNSLPVEPEISITVKVNAPANTIFKAFQNIPAERPTPATNKINHPGFKNPRYLCYIISSIQLLLSSPKIVNYFVNWNIDSIEGEYERTLFNAFKGISNHIKQSMRLSQNELDKHILELGKFAEEKFGFRQKDQHDPAEFIAKLFEFINSQSEQEISQFFRVITNATSTRCPNPSGTKNVEYIYRIMLGNDEKSIQTLIGQSLEDIQPSTNNFVDMPDLLLIQLGRCMWNEKEKEPVKNLVPVEVTLNLVLLSYERGNERSADGTLLSIPEDDDDQNTEIHDTHYELTGLIVHQGNEVDRGHYYTYLHRSVDQEWICCDDSIVKRTDKAELDSEEVTTNCYLLLYSKISGL; encoded by the exons ATGGGAAAAACGGTCGCAAAGCCAAATTCTGGTCCCTGCGTGAGCCACAAGAGAGCAGTTGGATTTGCGAAGCTAAAtacaagatttaaaaatccccCACCCCTGTGTGAAGATAAGGAATTCCTGAAATACATCGAGGAAAACGCTTATGCTGCGGGGCCACAAATGGTTGAATCAAGGATGGCGTCGACGATGAGGGAATATTTCAAGGATCGAAATGAACGTCAACGTAAAag GGCTGAAACGAGCAAACCCGTTGTAAACAACAAAGAAGATTCCCACAATTCTCTGCCAGTAGAACCGGAAATAAGTATAACAGTCAAGGTCAATGCTCCAGCGAACACAATATT cAAGGCTTTCCAGAATATTCCTGCTGAGAGGCCTACACcagcaacaaataaaatcaaccaCCCAGG ATTCAAAAACCCTCGCTACCTGTGCTACATCATTTCATCGATCCAACTCCTCCTTTCATCTCCAAAGATTGTCAACTACTTTGTTAATTGGAACATTGATAGCATTGAAGGTGAATACGAAAGGACCTTGTTCAATGCATTCAAAGGAATCAGCAATCACATAAAGCAGTCGATGAGATTGTCTCAAAACGAACTGGACAAACACATCTTGGAGCTGGGAAAATttgcagaggaaaaatttggtttcagaCAAAAAGACCAGCATGACCCAGCAGAATTCATAGCAAAACTCTTTGAATTCATTAATTCTCAAAGTGAACAGGAGATTTCTCAGTTTTTCCGAGTAATCACCAATGCCACCAGCACCAG atGCCCGAATCCATCTGGcactaaaaatgttgaatacaTCTATCGTATCATGTTgggaaatgatgaaaaatcaattcaaacgCTGATAGGGCAGAGCCTTGAAGATATCCAGCCTTCAACCAACAATTTTGTGGACATGCCTGA TCTTCTCTTAATTCAACTGGGAAGATGCATGTGGaatgagaaagaaaaagagccGGTCAAAAACTTGGTGCCTGTGGAGGTAACTTTGAACTTGGTCCTCCTCTCCTACGAAAG GGGAAACGAAAGAAGCGCGGACGGAACTTTGCTGAGTATCCCAGAAGATGACGATGATCAGAACACTGAG ATCCACGACACTCACTATGAGTTGACCGGTTTGATTGTGCACCAAGGGAATGAAGTGGATAGAGGACATTACTACACCTACCTCCACAGGAGCGTCGACCAAGAATGGATCTGCTGCGATGACAGTATTGTCAAACGTACTGATAAAGCGGAATTGGATTCGGAGGAGGTGACTACAAATTGCTACCTCCTTCTTTACAGCAAAATTTCAGGCTTGTAG